The Terriglobales bacterium genome includes the window CGTGCCCGGTGATGTAAGCCGCCTGATCGGAGGCGAGGAAGCGCACGGCGCTGGCCACGTCCTGGTCGCTGCCGGCGCGGCCCAGCGGGACCATTTTCAGCACCTGCTCGCGCAGTTCGGGCGCGAGCGCGGCGGTCATGGCCGTCTCGATGTAGCCGGGCGCCACGGCGTTGACCGTGATGTTGCGCGACGCCACCTCGCGCGCCACCGCCTTGGTCAGCCCAATCAGCCCGGCTTTCGAGGCGGCGTAGTTGGCCTGCCCGACCTGGCCCATCTGCCCGAAGATGCTGGTGATGTTGACGATGCGTCCCCAGCGCTGCCTGAGCATGGAGCCGATCACGGCTTGAATGCAGAGGTGCGCGCCGGTGAGGTTGGTGGCGAGCACGTCGTCCCAGTCGGCGCGCTTCATGCGCATGACCAGCGTGTCGCGCGTGATGCCGGCGTTGTTGACCAGGATATCGATCTTGCCAAACCGAGCGATCGCCGCTTTCGTGGCCGACTTGATGTCGTCCTCGCTGGCCACGTCCATCCTGAAGGCGGCGGCTTTTCCGCCCGCGCCGGTGATTTCGCCGACCACGGCGGCCAGCTTATCTTGGCTGCGCGCGGCGAGCGCCACCGCGGCGCCGGCTTCGGCCAGCGCCAGCGCGCAGGAGCGTCCGATGCCCTGCGAAGCGCCGGTGACGAGCGCGACGTGTCCTTCCAGGTTGGTGGTGGGAAGCGGCATGATTGCAGGAACGCGTGATTATAGCGGGAAGGGGCGGGTCACACGACTGCCCCCAGCGGGCCCAGGCTTACTCGACAGCGACCGGTCCGGCCGCGGCGCGGACCGGCACCGGCTCTTCCGGCCCGGTGCGGAACAGGCAGCGCAGCACGGGCGGCGCCACGATGGTGGTGACCGCCGTCATGAAGACCACGATGGCGTAGGTGCGGTTGCTCACGATCCGCATGTTCAGCCCGATCAGGGCAACGATCAGCGCCACCTCGCCGCGCGGCGTCATGCCCACGCCCACGCGCAGCGCCGCGCGCCAGCCATCGCGCAAGACTGGAAGCCCGCAGCCCACAACCTTGGAGATGAGCGCCAGCACCGAGACCACGATTGCGGCGGTGAGCACGCCGCTGGCGCCAAACACGTGGAAATCCAGCAGCGCGCCCATGGTGAAGAAAAAGTACGGCGCAAGGAATTCGTTGATGGCGTGTGCGCGCATCTCCAGGTTCCACTCGCGGGAGTATTCGGCGAAGGCGAGGCCGGCGAAGAACGCGCCGATGATGGCGGCCAGTCCAATTCGCTCCGCCGCGACAGAGAGTCCCAGGCAGATGGCCAGCGCCAGCACCAGCGGCGCGTTGCGGGTGCTCATGCGCTCCAGCCCGGGCCGGATGCGCGCCACGATGCGCGGCCCAATGAAGATCATGAACAGCGCGAAGCCGACCGCCTCCAGCGCCAGCACGATGAGCTGGGTCCACTGCACGCCCAATTCAGAGGCGAGTCCGACAACCACCGCGAGCAGCACCATGCCGAGGATGTCGTCAAACACGGCCGCGCCCAGGATGATGCGCGCCACCCGCGTCTGCAGCACGTGCATGTCGCTGAGCACACGCGCCGTGATGCCAACGCTGGTGGCCACCATCGCCGCCGCCACGAACGTAGCCTCGTGCGAGGGGCTGCCGTGCAGCAGCATGTAGCCGAAGCCGAGCACGAAGGGCACGATCACTCCGGCGATCGCAACCGTGAGCGACTGCCGCCCCACGCGCACCAGCTCCTTGGGATGCGTTTCCAGCCCGGCGACGAACAGCAGGAAGATGGCGCCGAGTTGCGCGATCGAGTTCACCGTGGGACTGGGCTGCACCACGCCCAGGGCGTAGGGCCCGAGCACCACGCCCGCGAGAATTTCGCCCAGCACCGCCGGCAGCGCGAGCCGCTCGAACACCTCGGCGAAGACTTTCGCCCACACGAAGATGGCGAACAGCTCCAGCAGAAGGATGTCGGGCGCATGCGACATGGGAGCGCCGAAAGCGGCGATCTATCTAATCCTAAGTTGAGTTCTCACGCCATTGAATTCCAGAGCTGCTGCTCAATCTGAGACGGGCGCGCTGGAGCCCCCGATTTTCACAAGAAACCGGGCGCCGCCGAGCATCCAACAGAAGGGATCGGTCATGCGAAACCCTCTACCCCAGCGGCTGGACGACGGCGTGCGCGTGCTGATGGGCGTCGCCCTGGCGGCCGGTGCGGCGATTCTGGTCTCGGCCACGGCTCCCCGTCCCACCTCGCCCTGGCTGCCGTTTGCTTTCCTCATCATTGTGTTCGGGCTGGCATGGCGGTACGGCGCCGTGGCGGGCATGCTCGGGTCGGTTGCCTCGGTGGCGGTCTTCGCCATCACGCTGTATCCGCCCCTGGGGAGCCTGTCGGTGGGCAGCACCTCGGAACGCCAAGCCCTGAGCTGGATGTTGCTGGCAGGCGTGGCTTTTTCCTTCCTGCTGGCGCCGCGCAAAGGCTGGCGTCGTCCTCCGGACCTCCCGGCCGGCGGCGCTTCCGAACAACAACCCCGGTCCCAAGAGGCATCCAAGCAAGATTGACGGGCAGCGCCGGACCCGGGCACTTCCATCCAACCTGAGTCAGCCAACAGGAGGAAGACTGTGGCCATCACGGCCCCAAAATCGCGCTGGGCGAGCTTGCCGTTTTACTTCAACTCGGCGGCACACCTCATGCGCATCGGCCGCACCAGGAGCTACAACCTCAATGAGCTGCTGGAAGGGCTGCGCAGCGTGCCCGAAGACTCCATTTTCCAGCACATGTTCCGGACGCTGGAAGATCACCACTTCATCCAGGAGGGATTTTCCAACGACTTTGCGCACTGGGCGTTCGCCTCGTGCAACGAGGTCGGGCTGGCGGAGCGGCTCGCGTCCATCGACGTGCGCGAGTACACCAGCCTGAAGGCGCTGCGCGAAAACGTGGTCGGGGTGGTGGAAGACTATCTGCGGCGCAACCCGCGCGCCGGCGAGCGGGCGGCGCTGGAGCCCTTCTACTTCTGCGCCAGCGACACCGTGGTCGTGCCCACGCAGCTGGTGGCGCGCAACCTGCGCGAATTCGCCGACTGCATCGAGAAGGCGAGCGTGCACAGCATCCATTACCACTTCATCGAGGCGCGGCTGCGGCTCAAGCTCAACAGCAACGACTTCTCGCTCTGGCTGGAGGAGCAGCTGGGCCTGGGCGCCGTGGCCGACCGCATCAATCGCATTGACATCTATACCTCCACTCTGCAGGACGTCCGCCGCCAGATGCTGCGCGCGCTGGAGCCGGCCCTGGGGTAAGCGGGAGACAAGCGTCGCATGACTGACAGCAGACAGAGCGGAAGCACGTCAGCCGATGTCCAGAAGCCGGGAACTCCGGCGGGCAACGGAAACCCAGCCTCGACCACCACCGAAGCGCCGCCTGAGCGCCGGCAGCGGCCGCGGCCAAAGATCAGCGAAACCCCGCCGGCCCCGCCGCCGCCGCCGGTGATGGACGACTACGAGCCCATCGTGGGCCGCGCCGAGCTCGACGAAATCCGCTTCCTGGCCCAGCGCCTCCGCGGCAAGACGGTGAAGATGGTGAACTCCACCGCCATCGGCGGCGGCGTCGCCGAAATGCTCAATCGCCTGGTTCCACTCATCAATGAGCTGGAAGTGCAGTGCAAATGGGAAGTCATAACCGGCGGCAACGACTTCTACGAGATCACCAAGGGATTCCACAACGCGCTGCACGGCGGCGAATACAACGTGACCAAGGAAGCGCTCGACATCTTCATGATGTACAACGAGCAGAACCGCCAGCGCATGGAGTTCGCGGAAGACCTGTTCGTCATCCACGATCCGCAGCCGGTCGGCCTCATTCGCGCCAAGCGCGACCGCGGCAAGTGGATCTGGCGCTGCCACATCGACCTGAGCAATCCGCATCCTGACGTGTGGGGCTTCCTGCGTCCCATGGTCGAGCAGTATGACGCGGCGAACTTTTCCTCGCCCTCATTCGCGCGCCAGCTCACCATTCCCCAGTATTTGTTTTGCCCCTGCATTGATCCGCTCTCGGAGAAGAACAAGGAACTCGAGGAGAGCTTCATCCAGAAGGTGTGCGAAGACTTCGGCATTGACCGCTCGCGCCCCATCCTCGTGCAGGTCTCGCGCTTCGACCGCCTCAAGGACCCGGTGGGCGTGATCCAGGCTTACAAGCTGGTGAAGAAGTATGTGGACTGCCAGCTGGTGCTGGCCGGCGGCGGCGCCACCGACGATCCCGAGGGCGCGGCCGTCCTCCAGGAAGTAATGAACGAAGCGGGCGACGACCCCGACATCATCATCCTCAACCTGCCGCCGTGGTCGGCGCTGGAGATCAACGCGCTGCAGCGCGCCGCCACCATCGTCGTGCAGAAATCCATCAAGGAAGGCTTCGGCCTGACCGTCACCGAAGGACTGTGGAAGGGCAAGGCGGTCATCGGCGGCGCCGTCGGCGGCATCCCCACGCAGATCATCCACAAGCTGACCGGCGTGCTGGTGCACTCGGTGGAGGGCTGCGCCTACCAGATCCGCTACCTGCTCACCCACCCCGAATTCGCCGCGCAACTGGGACGCAACGGCCGCGAGCACGTGAAGGAAAACTTCCTGATGACCACCAACGTGAAGCGCTGGCTGCTGCTGTTCCAGATCATCCTCGGCCTGGCGAAGCCTGCGCCACCGGAGATGAAGGACCCGAAGAACTTGAGCGGGAGGGGTTAACGGCAGCAATCAGCAGTCAGCACTCAGCATTCAGCCCTTGAGCATCCCGGCTACGAATGGCAGGTTTTGCCGGGCGGTTCAGGGGCTGCATGCTGACTGCTGATTTACTGCGGCCTCTTGCTCGTGCCCGTCGCGCGGTGGGCTTCGGCGGCTGCCGCCTGCGCCGCGCGGTTGTACTCCGCGCGCTGGGCGTTCAGCTTGCGGACAGCTTCTTCCGGGAGCATCTGCTCGCGCCCAAGCTGGTGGGTGACGAGCGCGATCTTGGCCGCGTGCTCCACGATTTCCATGTTCATGTAGGCGCGCTCCAGGTCGTGTCCGTAGGCGACCACGCCATGGTTGGCCATCAGGATGGCGTCGTGGTGCGGCACCAGCGGCGAGAGCGAGTCGGCCAGTTCCGGCGTTCCCGGCGTGCCATAGCGCGCCAGGGGCACCGAGCCGAGCGTCACGATGACTTCAGCGAGAATCGGCTTGTCCAGCGCCATGCCGGCCACGGCGAAGCCGGTCGCCGTCGGGGGATGCGCATGCACAATCGCGTGCACGTCAGGCCGCTCGTGGTAGATGAGCAGGTGCATGCCCATCTCGGTCGAGACGGCGCGGTCGCCCGACTTGCGCCGCCCGTCGGGATCCACCAGCACCATGTCGTCGGCCGACAGCGTGCCTTTGCACAAGCCGGCGCAGGTCACCAGGATCGTGTCGTCGTCGAGGCGGACGGAAAGGTTGCCGTCTTTGGCGGCGATGAAGCCGCGCTCGTAGAGCATGCGGCCGAAGCGGACAATCTCTTCCCGGTATTGGCGCTCGCTTTTCAAGTGCTGGGCCTTCGAAGGTCGGGGGGAAAAAGCATCCTAACCCGCTTTCGGTTGCCGCGGCAAACTGAATCGTAAGTTGCTGTTTCGCAAGCGCGGCGCAATTTTCCGCGGCGCTGCGACGATTTTGGGGCGTGCGCCGGTTCGCTGGGCCCACGCCCCTGAGTAAGACGCGCGGCGCCGGCCTTGGGCAGCCTGCCGTGCATGCCCTTGGCGCCGCATAGTAGATTCAAGCTTGTGCTGGTTTCCGACTTCGACTACCACCTGCCGCCGGAACTGATCGCGCAGCAGCCCGCCGCCGAGCGCGCCGCCGCGCGCATGCTGCACCTGCGGCGCGGCGTCGAAAGCGGCGCACTCGCGGACCGGCAATTCCGCGACCTGCCCGGGCTGCTGCGTCCTGGCGATCTGCTGGTGATGAACAACACGCGCGTCTTTCCGGCGCGGCTCTTCGGGCGTCGCTCCGGCGCGCGCGCGCAACCGGTCAGCCCGCGGAATCCCGCAGCCCGCGAATTTCTGAAGGGAACGGTGGAGGTGCTGCTCACGCGTCCGCTGGGAACAGCGGGCGAATGGGAGGCGCTGGTCCGTCCCGGGCGCAAGATCGGCGTGGGCGAGCGGCTCGCCTTCGGCGAACGCGAATGCGACGCGCTCCATGCCGAGGTGATCGCGCGCGGCGAGTTCGGCGAGCGCACCTTGCGCTTCGATTCCGTGCCTGACTTTTTCGATCGCGTGGAGCGCATCGGGCATGTGCCGCTGCCCCCTTACATCGCGCGTGCCGATGGGGCCTCCGACCGCGAGCGCTACCAGACCGTCTACGCCCGCGAGCGCGGCTCCGTGGCCGCGCCCACCGCCGGGCTGCACTTCACGCCTGAGGTGCTAAGCGAGGTCCGCGCGCGCGGCGTGGAAACCTGTGAGGTCACGTTGCACGTCGGACTGGGAACCTTTCAGCCGCTGCACGCCGAAGTGGTCGAGCAGAACAAGCTGCATGGAGAGCGCTACTCGATTTCGCGTGTGGCCGGCGAACAGATCAACCGCGCCCGCCGGGAGAAGCGCCGCATCGTCGCCGTCGGCACCACCACGGTGCGCACGCTGGAGTATGCGGCCTCACTCTCCGACGCCGCCGGGATTTCGCCGGGCAGCGGCGAAGCAGAGCTGTTCATCTATCCCGGGTACGAGTTCCGCGTGGTGAACGCGATGCTCACCAACTTCCACCTGCCGCGCTCCTCGCTGCTCATGCTGGTGTGCGCCTTCGCCGGCCGCGAACGCGTGCTAGCGGCCTACCGCCATGCGGTCGCGCAGCGCTACAGGTTTTATTCTTATGGCGATTGCATGCTGATTGAGTGAGCCGATTGCGAATTGCCGGAGTGCGGAGTTGCCGGATTCTTCATGCCGACACGAGCAAATAAGTTTGCAGAGGGCGCAGCGCCGATACGGCGGAAAAGGGCGCGCGCGATTCTGCTGGCTTTGGCGACCGCGTTCAGCCCGCCTTCCCCGGGCCGGGCCGCGGCAAGCCGCGGCCAGAACTCCCAGGCGCCGCCGCCTGCGATCATCGGCTTCCGCGACGCTCCCCGCCAGGCCGAGCTCGAGCGCCGCTTCCTCGCCGTGCCCGATCCCAAGCTTGCCGAGCAGCACCTGCGCGCCATGGCGTCGGCGCCGCACATCGCCGGCTCGCCGAAGGACCGCAAAACCGCCGACTACGTGGCGCAGCGCTTCCGCGAAGCGGGCCTTGAAACGGAAATCCGTGAGTACCGGGTGTGGATGAACAGGCCTGGCGAGATCAGTGTTGACGTGGTCGCACCGCCGGGAGTGGCGATGCACGGGCCGAACCCCGAACGCGTTGAGGGCGACCCGTGGCAGGACGACGCACGGGTCATCCCGCCCTTCAACGGCTTTTCTCCCTCGGGCGACGCTGAGGCCGACGTCGTCTACGCCAACTACGGCCGCCCGGAAGACCTCAAGCAGCTCGAGCAGATGGAGATTGACGTGCGCGGCAAGATTCTGCTCATCCGCTACGGGCAGAATTTTCGCGGCGTGAAGAGCTACATCGCGCAGGAGAGGGGCGCTGCCGGCGTGCTGCTTTACTCCGATCCGTTCGATGACGGCTACGTTCGCGGTGACGTGTATCCGCGCGGGCCGTGGCGGCCGTCGAGCGCGGTGCAGCGCGGCTCCATTCAGTTCGCGTTCGAGTACGCCGGTGATCCCACCACGCCGGGCATCGCCGCGGTCCCGAGCCTGCCCGACGCGCAGCGCATTGCTCCCGAGCGCGCGCCTGACCTGCCGCGCGTGCCGACCACGCCGCTCTCATCAGCCGACGCCGAGCCGCTGCTTCGAAACCTGGGTGGACCCGAGTCGCCGCGCGATTGGCAGGGCGGCCTGCCGTTCACCTATCACGTGGGGCCCGGGCCGGTACGCGTGAAGATGCGCCTGAAGCAGAGCTACGCGTACACCACGATCTGGGATGTGATCGGACGCCTGCGCGGCTCGAGCGAGCCCGAACAGTGGGTCGTGGCCGGGAATCACCGCGACGCGTGGGTGTACGGCGCAGTCGATCCAGGCAGCGGCACGGCGGCGATGCTGGAAGCGGTTCACGGCATCGGTGAACTTCTCAAATCAGGCTGGCGCCCGCGGCGCACCATCGTCCTGGCGAGCTGGGACGCCGAGGAGCAGGGCCTGATCGGCTCGACCGAGTGGGTGGAAGACAACGAACGCGCGCTCGCCAATGCCGCCGCGTACGTCAACATGGACAGCGGCGCCTCGGGCCCTAACTTTCGCGCCTGGGCGTCGGGCGAGCTGAAGGATTTTCTGCGCGACGTGGCGCGCGCCGTGCCGAGTCCCAGGGGCGGCACGCTCTATGAGGCCTGGCGAGCAACACCGGAGCCGGCGCGCCCAACTTCACGCACTCTGACGCCGTCTCTGCGCGGGGCCGTCAGCGGCGATCCGCCGGTCGGCAACCTGGGCAGCGGGTCCGACTTCACGCCCTTCCTCGAGCACGCCGGCGTGCCCGCCACCGACGCGCGCAGCAGCGGCAGCTACGGCGTGTACCACTCCGTCTTCGACAACTTGAGCTGGTTCATGAAATTCGGCGATCCAACCTTCGCCTACACGCAGGAACTGGCGCGCTTCTTCGGCCTGGAAGTCCTGCGGCTCGCCAATGCCGACGTGCTGCCGTATGACTGGCAGGACTACGGAAAGGAAATCTCCGGCTACGTGGACGCCGCCGCGCAGCGCGCCGCTTCCGTTGCCGGCGCAACGCCGGCGGGATTCACCGCGGCGTCCGCGGCCGCCCAGCGCCTCACCGCCGCCGGCGCTTCCATTGCGGCAGCACAGAAGAATCCGCCCGCGGACGCGGCCGCGCTCAATCGCGCGCTGATCGCTGCCGGACGCGCGCTGCTCCTGCCCGGCGGACTTCCCGGCCGCGCATGGTATCGGCATGCGATCTACGCCCCCGGCGAGTACACCGGATACGCCTCGGCGCCGCTGCCCGGCCTCGCCACGGCGATCGAGAACAAAGATGCTGCGCAGATCGAGCAGCAGGCCGCCGCGCTGGCCGCGGCGCTGAACCGCGCGGCGGAGATGTTGGAGAAGGCAACGAAACCGGTTTCTGGTTTCTAGAAACGAGAAACTGGAAACGAGCAACTCAGCCAGCGCGCTGAGCCCGGAGCAGTTGTTAAACTTACCTGTTGCCTCGCAAAGTCAAATCCAAAGCTGAAGCCCCAGTCGCCACGCAGGAAGCGCCCGCTCCGGCGCCG containing:
- the fabG gene encoding 3-oxoacyl-[acyl-carrier-protein] reductase; translated protein: MPLPTTNLEGHVALVTGASQGIGRSCALALAEAGAAVALAARSQDKLAAVVGEITGAGGKAAAFRMDVASEDDIKSATKAAIARFGKIDILVNNAGITRDTLVMRMKRADWDDVLATNLTGAHLCIQAVIGSMLRQRWGRIVNITSIFGQMGQVGQANYAASKAGLIGLTKAVAREVASRNITVNAVAPGYIETAMTAALAPELREQVLKMVPLGRAGSDQDVASAVRFLASDQAAYITGHVLNVNGGMWMGS
- a CDS encoding cation:proton antiporter translates to MSHAPDILLLELFAIFVWAKVFAEVFERLALPAVLGEILAGVVLGPYALGVVQPSPTVNSIAQLGAIFLLFVAGLETHPKELVRVGRQSLTVAIAGVIVPFVLGFGYMLLHGSPSHEATFVAAAMVATSVGITARVLSDMHVLQTRVARIILGAAVFDDILGMVLLAVVVGLASELGVQWTQLIVLALEAVGFALFMIFIGPRIVARIRPGLERMSTRNAPLVLALAICLGLSVAAERIGLAAIIGAFFAGLAFAEYSREWNLEMRAHAINEFLAPYFFFTMGALLDFHVFGASGVLTAAIVVSVLALISKVVGCGLPVLRDGWRAALRVGVGMTPRGEVALIVALIGLNMRIVSNRTYAIVVFMTAVTTIVAPPVLRCLFRTGPEEPVPVRAAAGPVAVE
- a CDS encoding DUF4118 domain-containing protein; amino-acid sequence: MRNPLPQRLDDGVRVLMGVALAAGAAILVSATAPRPTSPWLPFAFLIIVFGLAWRYGAVAGMLGSVASVAVFAITLYPPLGSLSVGSTSERQALSWMLLAGVAFSFLLAPRKGWRRPPDLPAGGASEQQPRSQEASKQD
- a CDS encoding DUF5752 family protein, which encodes MAITAPKSRWASLPFYFNSAAHLMRIGRTRSYNLNELLEGLRSVPEDSIFQHMFRTLEDHHFIQEGFSNDFAHWAFASCNEVGLAERLASIDVREYTSLKALRENVVGVVEDYLRRNPRAGERAALEPFYFCASDTVVVPTQLVARNLREFADCIEKASVHSIHYHFIEARLRLKLNSNDFSLWLEEQLGLGAVADRINRIDIYTSTLQDVRRQMLRALEPALG
- a CDS encoding glycosyltransferase, with the translated sequence MTDSRQSGSTSADVQKPGTPAGNGNPASTTTEAPPERRQRPRPKISETPPAPPPPPVMDDYEPIVGRAELDEIRFLAQRLRGKTVKMVNSTAIGGGVAEMLNRLVPLINELEVQCKWEVITGGNDFYEITKGFHNALHGGEYNVTKEALDIFMMYNEQNRQRMEFAEDLFVIHDPQPVGLIRAKRDRGKWIWRCHIDLSNPHPDVWGFLRPMVEQYDAANFSSPSFARQLTIPQYLFCPCIDPLSEKNKELEESFIQKVCEDFGIDRSRPILVQVSRFDRLKDPVGVIQAYKLVKKYVDCQLVLAGGGATDDPEGAAVLQEVMNEAGDDPDIIILNLPPWSALEINALQRAATIVVQKSIKEGFGLTVTEGLWKGKAVIGGAVGGIPTQIIHKLTGVLVHSVEGCAYQIRYLLTHPEFAAQLGRNGREHVKENFLMTTNVKRWLLLFQIILGLAKPAPPEMKDPKNLSGRG
- a CDS encoding class II aldolase/adducin family protein, whose product is MKSERQYREEIVRFGRMLYERGFIAAKDGNLSVRLDDDTILVTCAGLCKGTLSADDMVLVDPDGRRKSGDRAVSTEMGMHLLIYHERPDVHAIVHAHPPTATGFAVAGMALDKPILAEVIVTLGSVPLARYGTPGTPELADSLSPLVPHHDAILMANHGVVAYGHDLERAYMNMEIVEHAAKIALVTHQLGREQMLPEEAVRKLNAQRAEYNRAAQAAAAEAHRATGTSKRPQ
- the queA gene encoding tRNA preQ1(34) S-adenosylmethionine ribosyltransferase-isomerase QueA, with protein sequence MLVSDFDYHLPPELIAQQPAAERAAARMLHLRRGVESGALADRQFRDLPGLLRPGDLLVMNNTRVFPARLFGRRSGARAQPVSPRNPAAREFLKGTVEVLLTRPLGTAGEWEALVRPGRKIGVGERLAFGERECDALHAEVIARGEFGERTLRFDSVPDFFDRVERIGHVPLPPYIARADGASDRERYQTVYARERGSVAAPTAGLHFTPEVLSEVRARGVETCEVTLHVGLGTFQPLHAEVVEQNKLHGERYSISRVAGEQINRARREKRRIVAVGTTTVRTLEYAASLSDAAGISPGSGEAELFIYPGYEFRVVNAMLTNFHLPRSSLLMLVCAFAGRERVLAAYRHAVAQRYRFYSYGDCMLIE
- a CDS encoding M28 family metallopeptidase, with the translated sequence MATAFSPPSPGRAAASRGQNSQAPPPAIIGFRDAPRQAELERRFLAVPDPKLAEQHLRAMASAPHIAGSPKDRKTADYVAQRFREAGLETEIREYRVWMNRPGEISVDVVAPPGVAMHGPNPERVEGDPWQDDARVIPPFNGFSPSGDAEADVVYANYGRPEDLKQLEQMEIDVRGKILLIRYGQNFRGVKSYIAQERGAAGVLLYSDPFDDGYVRGDVYPRGPWRPSSAVQRGSIQFAFEYAGDPTTPGIAAVPSLPDAQRIAPERAPDLPRVPTTPLSSADAEPLLRNLGGPESPRDWQGGLPFTYHVGPGPVRVKMRLKQSYAYTTIWDVIGRLRGSSEPEQWVVAGNHRDAWVYGAVDPGSGTAAMLEAVHGIGELLKSGWRPRRTIVLASWDAEEQGLIGSTEWVEDNERALANAAAYVNMDSGASGPNFRAWASGELKDFLRDVARAVPSPRGGTLYEAWRATPEPARPTSRTLTPSLRGAVSGDPPVGNLGSGSDFTPFLEHAGVPATDARSSGSYGVYHSVFDNLSWFMKFGDPTFAYTQELARFFGLEVLRLANADVLPYDWQDYGKEISGYVDAAAQRAASVAGATPAGFTAASAAAQRLTAAGASIAAAQKNPPADAAALNRALIAAGRALLLPGGLPGRAWYRHAIYAPGEYTGYASAPLPGLATAIENKDAAQIEQQAAALAAALNRAAEMLEKATKPVSGF